AGGATTACCTATAACACAGGTAATAACCAAACAGTTTAATTAAATACTACTACTATAGATGTTTTTGCCTATAATTTTCTAAAAAAATCTTTAAAAATTTTATAAAAAAAGTGCAAAATTACCCTAAAAAACTATTGACATAAAGTAAAATTGTAATATATTAAAATTAAGCAAGTATTTATGCTATTTCGTTAAAATAGTGAGCATAAATACTTAAATTATTAGGAAAGGAGGTGAAAAAGTATGAATAAGCCAGAACTCGTTTCCGCAATCGCCGAGAAGACCGGCATGAAGAAAAAAGATGCCGAAGCAATGGTTGATGCTTTTGTGGAAGTTGTTAAAGAGGCCCTCAAAAAGGGAGACAAAGTTGCACTCATTGGCTTTGGCACTTGGGGAGTAAGAGAAAGAGCCAAAAGAAA
The Caldisericaceae bacterium DNA segment above includes these coding regions:
- a CDS encoding HU family DNA-binding protein — encoded protein: MNKPELVSAIAEKTGMKKKDAEAMVDAFVEVVKEALKKGDKVALIGFGTWGVRERAKRNGVNPRTGKKLTIPAKHVPYFKVGKDLKETVQK